One genomic region from Streptomyces sp. NBC_01304 encodes:
- a CDS encoding APC family permease: protein MTQLDARPQAGDTVRGVHPGEGGVRGKGLGGNSVGLVGSAVIGISTVAPVYCLTSTLGSTAGEVGVQMPAVFLAGFLPMLLVAFAYRELNKVMPDCGTSFTWTVKAFGPRVGWMCGWGLVIATIIVLSNLAGVATSYFWLLAGEITGSERMAALDGNKAVHILTCLLLIAAATAISYRGMTATKGVQYALVGLQLLVLVLFVVMAFQKADTFATSIDFSWSWLNPFAVQSFAAFTAGLSLSIFMYWGWDACLTANEETTGSEKTPGRAALIAMVVLVGSYLATGVAAQMAVGAGGKGLGLANGDTSDNVFAALAGPVMGPTLGIVLFVAVLASAAASLQTTFIPVARTVLAMSAYEALPPSYAKVHPRFKTPGRATVMAGVATGVFYTVMTLVSEHVLVDTIYALGLMICFYYSLTAFACAWYFRRELTASVRDFVFKGLFPLLGGVLLAAVFFKTLYDMWDPAYGSGSAVLGVGSVFVIGVGLLALGLVIMFVTERRSPAFFRGEVLTKETPALVVAD, encoded by the coding sequence ATGACGCAGCTGGATGCCCGGCCCCAGGCCGGAGACACGGTACGGGGCGTGCACCCCGGCGAGGGTGGCGTGCGGGGCAAGGGCCTCGGCGGCAACTCGGTCGGCCTCGTGGGCAGTGCCGTCATCGGCATCTCGACGGTCGCCCCCGTCTACTGCCTGACCTCGACCCTCGGCTCCACCGCCGGCGAGGTCGGCGTGCAGATGCCCGCGGTGTTCCTGGCCGGCTTCCTGCCGATGCTCCTCGTGGCGTTCGCGTACCGCGAGCTCAACAAGGTCATGCCGGACTGCGGCACCTCCTTCACCTGGACGGTGAAGGCCTTCGGGCCGCGGGTGGGGTGGATGTGCGGGTGGGGGCTCGTGATCGCCACGATCATCGTGCTCTCCAACCTCGCGGGCGTCGCGACCTCCTACTTCTGGCTGCTCGCCGGGGAGATCACCGGCAGCGAACGGATGGCCGCCCTCGACGGCAACAAGGCCGTCCACATCCTGACCTGCCTGCTTCTGATCGCGGCCGCCACGGCCATCAGCTATCGCGGGATGACCGCGACCAAGGGCGTTCAGTACGCGCTCGTCGGACTGCAGCTCCTGGTGCTCGTCCTGTTCGTCGTGATGGCCTTCCAGAAGGCCGACACCTTCGCGACGAGCATCGACTTCTCGTGGTCCTGGCTGAACCCGTTCGCGGTGCAGTCGTTCGCCGCCTTCACCGCCGGCCTGTCGTTGTCGATCTTCATGTACTGGGGGTGGGACGCCTGTCTCACCGCCAACGAGGAGACCACCGGCAGCGAGAAGACCCCCGGCCGCGCCGCCCTCATCGCCATGGTCGTCCTGGTCGGCTCCTACCTCGCCACGGGTGTGGCGGCACAGATGGCCGTGGGTGCGGGCGGCAAGGGCCTCGGCCTCGCCAACGGCGACACCTCCGACAACGTCTTCGCCGCCCTCGCCGGACCCGTCATGGGCCCGACCCTCGGCATCGTCCTGTTCGTCGCCGTCCTCGCCTCGGCCGCCGCCAGCCTGCAGACGACCTTCATCCCGGTGGCCCGCACGGTCCTCGCGATGTCCGCGTACGAGGCCCTGCCACCGTCGTACGCGAAGGTCCACCCGCGGTTCAAGACGCCCGGCCGCGCCACGGTCATGGCGGGCGTCGCGACCGGCGTCTTCTACACGGTCATGACCCTGGTCAGCGAGCACGTCCTGGTCGACACGATCTACGCGCTCGGCCTCATGATCTGCTTCTACTACTCCCTGACGGCCTTCGCCTGCGCCTGGTACTTCCGCCGCGAACTCACCGCATCCGTACGGGACTTCGTCTTCAAGGGCCTGTTCCCGCTGCTCGGCGGCGTCCTGCTCGCGGCCGTCTTCTTCAAGACGCTGTACGACATGTGGGATCCGGCGTACGGCAGCGGCTCGGCGGTCCTCGGTGTGGGCTCGGTCTTCGTGATCGGGGTGGGGCTGCTCGCGCTCGGCCTGGTCATCATGTTCGTCACCGAGCGGCGCAGTCCGGCCTTCTTCCGGGGCGAGGTGCTCACCAAGGAGACGCCCGCGCTGGTCGTCGCCGACTGA